CAGAATTGAGACACAAAGATGAAAGACTCGGATAAAGTTCTTGTTGACACTTCTGCATGGATAGAATTTTTTAGAAAGCAAGACCCCTATTATACAACGATAAGCGACTGGATGGATGAAGACACGATATGCTGTACAGGATTAATTGTTGCTGAGCTTTTACAGGGTGTAAAAACAGAAAAAGAATTCGGTGCCATAAAAGATTTTCTCCAGGTATTTGACTTTCTTAAAGAACATAAAGAGTTGTGGGAAAAAGCAGGCGAGCTTTCTTTTAATCTTGGCAGGAAGGGATATACTATCGGGTTATCCGATTGCTACATTGCAGCTGCCGCCCTTGAAAATGATGCATGGATTTTAACACTGGACAAACATTTTCATCTGATAAAAAACGCCGTAGATATCCATCTGGTTAAATTGTAAATCTGATTTATTCATCTGCCGCCCTTTAAATATGCAAGGGCGGGCAAAGCCCGGTGTGATACAGGTATCCATACTCTCCTCTGCAGAGGAAGAGTTTGGATTCAGTGCTGCATTATGCTGATGAAATCACCAATGAAGTTTTCGTTGAACTATCGCAAAGAACATATCCGATTCTAACTCACCTCCGTAGCTTCCCGCTGGCCGTCTTTGGTATAGAATTGACGAATTCAAAATCCTTTGGAACCTTATAAGGCGACAGTCTCTCATAGCAGAACCGCCGCAGATTATCCAAATCGGGTGTTTTTTTTACGTCCTGGTTAAGAACGACCTTTGCGATGGGCAACTGACCATACTGTGTGTGATTCACACCGTAAACCAGTGATTCTTTGATATAAGGGTGCTGATTGAGCACAGATTCAACTTCATAGGGAAATACCTTCATTCCTGCGAAGTTAATGATATTTTTCCCCAGTCCGACAACGGTAAGATATCCCAGGGAATCCATTTTACCCAAATCACCGGTTTTGAACCATCCGTTTTCCAGTATACTGTTCCGATCCTGCCATGGCGAAAAATAAGCGTCGAGCATTCCTTTACCTTTTATATAAATTTCTCCTACCCCGTCCTCATCCGGATCGGCTATTTTAATTTCATAATCCGGCAGGGGCTTACCGACGGTACCTCTTGCGCCGCTATTGCCGGAAAGATTGATCAAGGGGAGTCCTACCTCCATAATCCCGAATGCCTCGGCCAATTCTTTGCCTGATTTCTCATAAAACGTACGGGCGGTACGTTCAGGGAGTTTCATTGCCGTAGATACAGCCAACCGTACTGTTTTTAAAGATTCCCGGGAAAGAGACTCGGAATGGTATAAGAGGCTATAGTGAAAAGGAGAGGCATACAAAAATGTCACTTTATGAGTGGTTATTGCCTGAATCATCGATTCAGGAAATAAATTCTTGCAGAGCACGATGGTTGCCGCACGGCGAAGAAAAAGCAGGATAGTTACCACAAAATGAAAATGCATGGAGAGCACCCAGAGAACCGTGTCTGCAGGAGATATCGTTAGGCCGTAATTGGCTGCATCGGTTCTTTCGATAATGGTTTCATGAGACAGCACAATCCCTTTGCTTTTCCCGGTTGTTCCGGAGCTAAAACGAATAAATGCAGGATTGATTTCATAATATTTCCTGCTCAACGCCCATCCGGCGCGCCTTCTCAGTACGTGAAGTTCTTTTTTATACAACCCCTTCGTTTGAAGACTCTGAGCATCGTGATGATGAAATACCCCTCTTTCAAATATGAGGAAATCAAGGGCCATTGTGTTGATAATGCTCTCGATCTCAGCAGCGGTCTGTTCCACGGAGATGGGAACAACGACCGAAGACAACGACAAAAGAGCCAGACTAACAATAATGTAATCGATGCCGTCTCCGCAAAGAAAACCCACCCTGTGAAACTGTCCTATACCGTTTTTTGCTAAAACCGTGGTAAAGGCCTCAGTGCGAGAAATGAGCTCTCCATAAGATAGCTCACTGTCACCTTCTATCAATGCCGTCTTACCGCCAAAGGACTGCGTCTCCTGTTTTATAATGTCAAAAATATTCATAGCGATGTGTTCAAAGCCTCATTACCGTATCTTGAATACATACCGTTCCTAACCCTGAATGACGCCGCAATGCCTGCTTGTTCACCCAGGGTAATACATGTGCCCATTACCCGGGTTGAACCGAGTGCTTCATGTGATGCGGAGATACAACGTCCTGCAACGAGTAAATTCGGTATTCCTTTGACCTTCAAAGATCTCAACGGAACCTCATAATAATCACCAGAACGAACATATCTGTAAACAGGGCCTTTTTGCATATCCCATAGCTCTATGGGCCATGCCCCCTTTGCAATACCGTCATCAAACTTCCTTGCATGTATTATATCATCACCCGTAAGGATGTATTCTCCGAGAACCCTTCTCCCCTCACGATCCACAACCCTGATCGAAGTGTCTGCGAGATACGATCCTTTCAATACCGGGATCGTATTCGAGAGATAATGATGCACCGAAGTGGCATACTCAAAAGCCTTTTTGTCCCGATCCTTGCTCTGCAAACCGCTTATATTTACTTTTAAATAACCTTCGTCCGGCGAATCTCCCGGAGTAAACATCGAAAACCGCAAAAGAGGAGGCAGCATATGTTTCCGTATAGCATCCGACAGATAATAGGAAACCTTGATGGCAAGAAGCTCATCTCTATCTTGAATACCTTTCAGGCGAACCGTATAGGCTGACATCTGAAGCTGTTCTTGCGGCAGCAATTCGAAAGATGCCCCTGCCATTTCAGACACGACGCCGTCTCCGGAACAGTCAATAACGACCCTGGGAAATATTTTGTACGCGGTATGAGAGCGGTTTATGACGAGTCCCGTTATCTCTCCGTTTGTATTTTCAACAGAGAGTACTGTTGTACCTCGCAAAACAGTCAAATCCCGTTCATTACTGCACATTAAATCAAAAACCGATAAGAGATCCCTTCTCAAATAAGGGAGCACATAGACAAGCCCCATCTTTATTACCGTCTTTTGAGGAGATAACTTTGCCAGGTGCGAAACGATTTCCTGAACAATTCCATGGTTCAACGTGCCGGTTGGAAGAGCATCACTGTTCGGATATAAACCGCATATATGCTGGAGTAATCCTGCATACCCGATACCTCCTAAATATGGATCCCGTTCTATCAAAAGCGTGCGCACTCCGCTGCGTGCCGATGCCAGAGCGGCCGCAGTGCCCGAAACACCGCCGCCCACGATGACGACATCGAATGAATTATTCTCATTGAGAGGTATTTCTTCCGGTAAATAATCCGACATACGATTATCGTGTCCTTATTTGCTCTTGTATAACCCGTTCCAGCAGAGCGATTTCATCGTTGTGGAGCAGCCCTTCTCTGTATGAGATTACAAAATTCAGCAGCCCGTTAAAATAATTAAAAAAGAAACCAAGCCCCGGTGGCACCGGAATACGGGGCAGGTGAAAGAGGTTTGTGATGTTTGATCCCATAAATTCTGAGGGTACAAAGGGGCCCTTGCTCATAAAGGAAAAGACAAACGAAAGAAGCTCTTTATTCAACCATTTTCCCAGAACCCGAAGCGGCACAATACGAAACAGAAAACTCGACTCTGCAAAATCGCCGCTAAAGTTCGTCTTTACCTGATCGTACAATTGTTGCTTAATGACGTGTATCAGTTCTTTTCTGGTACTCGAAGCATCAACCTGAATCTGAAAAAACATATACGACCAGTGGTTAAAAAATAGTTTTTGATTATTTTCTCCCGTTTTTCGCATATCAACCGAAATACCAATGAGAAAACGGGGAGAG
This is a stretch of genomic DNA from Deltaproteobacteria bacterium. It encodes these proteins:
- a CDS encoding acyl--CoA ligase, translated to MNIFDIIKQETQSFGGKTALIEGDSELSYGELISRTEAFTTVLAKNGIGQFHRVGFLCGDGIDYIIVSLALLSLSSVVVPISVEQTAAEIESIINTMALDFLIFERGVFHHHDAQSLQTKGLYKKELHVLRRRAGWALSRKYYEINPAFIRFSSGTTGKSKGIVLSHETIIERTDAANYGLTISPADTVLWVLSMHFHFVVTILLFLRRAATIVLCKNLFPESMIQAITTHKVTFLYASPFHYSLLYHSESLSRESLKTVRLAVSTAMKLPERTARTFYEKSGKELAEAFGIMEVGLPLINLSGNSGARGTVGKPLPDYEIKIADPDEDGVGEIYIKGKGMLDAYFSPWQDRNSILENGWFKTGDLGKMDSLGYLTVVGLGKNIINFAGMKVFPYEVESVLNQHPYIKESLVYGVNHTQYGQLPIAKVVLNQDVKKTPDLDNLRRFCYERLSPYKVPKDFEFVNSIPKTASGKLRR
- a CDS encoding FAD-dependent oxidoreductase, whose protein sequence is MSDYLPEEIPLNENNSFDVVIVGGGVSGTAAALASARSGVRTLLIERDPYLGGIGYAGLLQHICGLYPNSDALPTGTLNHGIVQEIVSHLAKLSPQKTVIKMGLVYVLPYLRRDLLSVFDLMCSNERDLTVLRGTTVLSVENTNGEITGLVINRSHTAYKIFPRVVIDCSGDGVVSEMAGASFELLPQEQLQMSAYTVRLKGIQDRDELLAIKVSYYLSDAIRKHMLPPLLRFSMFTPGDSPDEGYLKVNISGLQSKDRDKKAFEYATSVHHYLSNTIPVLKGSYLADTSIRVVDREGRRVLGEYILTGDDIIHARKFDDGIAKGAWPIELWDMQKGPVYRYVRSGDYYEVPLRSLKVKGIPNLLVAGRCISASHEALGSTRVMGTCITLGEQAGIAASFRVRNGMYSRYGNEALNTSL
- a CDS encoding PIN domain-containing protein; the protein is MKDSDKVLVDTSAWIEFFRKQDPYYTTISDWMDEDTICCTGLIVAELLQGVKTEKEFGAIKDFLQVFDFLKEHKELWEKAGELSFNLGRKGYTIGLSDCYIAAAALENDAWILTLDKHFHLIKNAVDIHLVKL